One region of Pan paniscus chromosome 5, NHGRI_mPanPan1-v2.0_pri, whole genome shotgun sequence genomic DNA includes:
- the IFNGR1 gene encoding interferon gamma receptor 1 isoform X1: MALLFLLPLVMQGVSRAEMGTADLGPSSVPTPTNVTIESYNMNPIVYWEYQIMPQVPVFTVEVKNYGVKNSEWIDACINISHHYCNISDHVGDPSNSLWVRVKARVGQKESAYAKSEEFAVCRDGKIGPPKLDIRKEEKQIMIDIFHPSVFVNGDEQEVDYDPETTCYIRVYNVYVRMNGSEIQYKILTQKEDDCDELQCQLAIPVSSLNSQYCVSAEGVLHVWGVTTEKSKEVCITIFNSSIKGSLWIPVVAALLLFLVLSLVFICFYIKKINPLKEKSIILPKSLISVVRSATLETKPESKYVSLITSYQPFSLEKEVVCEEPLSPATVPGMHTEDNPGKVEHTEELSSITEVVTTEENIPDVAPGSHLTPIERESSSPLSSNQSEPGSIALNSYHSRNCSESDHSRNGFDTDSSCLESHSSLSDSEFPPNNKGEIKTEGQELITVIKAPTSFGYDKPHVLVDLLVDDSGKESLIGYRPTEDSKEFS, from the exons tgcCTACACCAACTAATGTTACAATTGAATCCTATAACATGAACCCTATCGTATATTGGGAGTACCAGATCATGCCACAGGTCCCTGTTTTTACCGTAGAGGTAAAGAACTATGG tgtTAAGAATTCAGAATGGATTGATGCCTGCATCAATATTTCTCATCATTATTGTAATATTTCTGATCATGTTGGTGATCCATCAAATTCTCTTTGGGTCAGAGTTAAAGCCAGGGTTGGACAAAAAGAATCTGCCTATGCAAAGTCAGAAGAATTTGCTGTATGCCGAGATG gaaAAATTGGACCACCTAAACTGGATATCAGAAAGGAGGAGAAGCAAATCATGATTGACATATTTCACCCTTCAGTTTTTGTAAATGGAGACGAGCAGGAAGTTGATTATGATCCCGAAACTACCTGTTACATTAGGGTGTACAATGTGTATGTGAGAATGAACGGAAGTGAG ATCCAGTATAAAATACTCACGCAGAAGGAAGATGATTGTGACGAGCTTCAGTGCCAGTTAGCGATTCCAGTATCCTCACTGAATTCTCAGTACTGTGTTTCAGCAGAAGGAGTCTTACATGTATGGGGTGTTACAACTGAAAAGTCAAAAGAAGTTTGTATTACCATTTTCAATAGCAGCATAAAAG GTTCTCTTTGGATTCCAGTTGTTGCTGCTTTACTACTCTTTCTAGTGCTTAGCCTGGTATTCATCTGTTTTTATATTAAGAAGATTAATCCATTGAAGGAAAAAAGCATAATATTACCCAAGTCCTTg ATCTCTGTGGTAAGAAGTGCTACTTTAGAAACAAAACCTGAATCAAAATATGTATCACTCATCACGTCATACCAGCCATTTTCCTTAGAAAAGGAGGTGGTCTGTGAAGAGCCGTTGTCTCCAGCAACAGTTCCAGGCATGCATACCGAAGACAATCCAGGAAAAGTGGAACATACAGAAGAACTTTCTAGTATAACAGAAGTGGTGACTACTGAAGAAAATATTCCTGACGTGGCCCCGGGCAGCCATCTGACtccaatagagagagagagttcttCACCTTTAAGTAGTAACCAGTCTGAACCTGGCAGCATCGCTTTAAACTCGTATCACTCCAGAAATTGTTCTGAGAGTGATCACTCCAGAAATGGTTTTGATACTGATTCCAGCTGTCTGGAATCACATAGCTCCTTATCTGACTCAGAATTTCCCCCAAAtaataaaggtgaaataaaaacagaaggacAAGAGCTCATAACCGTAATAAAAGCCCCCACCTCCTTTGGTTATGATAAACCACATGTGCTAGTGGATCTACTTGTGGATGATAGCGGTAAAGAGTCCTTGATTGGTTATAGACCAACAGAAGATTCCAAAGAATTTTCATGA
- the IFNGR1 gene encoding interferon gamma receptor 1 isoform X2, with translation MLLKSPENSLLQFQFKYGVPTPTNVTIESYNMNPIVYWEYQIMPQVPVFTVEVKNYGVKNSEWIDACINISHHYCNISDHVGDPSNSLWVRVKARVGQKESAYAKSEEFAVCRDGKIGPPKLDIRKEEKQIMIDIFHPSVFVNGDEQEVDYDPETTCYIRVYNVYVRMNGSEIQYKILTQKEDDCDELQCQLAIPVSSLNSQYCVSAEGVLHVWGVTTEKSKEVCITIFNSSIKGSLWIPVVAALLLFLVLSLVFICFYIKKINPLKEKSIILPKSLISVVRSATLETKPESKYVSLITSYQPFSLEKEVVCEEPLSPATVPGMHTEDNPGKVEHTEELSSITEVVTTEENIPDVAPGSHLTPIERESSSPLSSNQSEPGSIALNSYHSRNCSESDHSRNGFDTDSSCLESHSSLSDSEFPPNNKGEIKTEGQELITVIKAPTSFGYDKPHVLVDLLVDDSGKESLIGYRPTEDSKEFS, from the exons tgcCTACACCAACTAATGTTACAATTGAATCCTATAACATGAACCCTATCGTATATTGGGAGTACCAGATCATGCCACAGGTCCCTGTTTTTACCGTAGAGGTAAAGAACTATGG tgtTAAGAATTCAGAATGGATTGATGCCTGCATCAATATTTCTCATCATTATTGTAATATTTCTGATCATGTTGGTGATCCATCAAATTCTCTTTGGGTCAGAGTTAAAGCCAGGGTTGGACAAAAAGAATCTGCCTATGCAAAGTCAGAAGAATTTGCTGTATGCCGAGATG gaaAAATTGGACCACCTAAACTGGATATCAGAAAGGAGGAGAAGCAAATCATGATTGACATATTTCACCCTTCAGTTTTTGTAAATGGAGACGAGCAGGAAGTTGATTATGATCCCGAAACTACCTGTTACATTAGGGTGTACAATGTGTATGTGAGAATGAACGGAAGTGAG ATCCAGTATAAAATACTCACGCAGAAGGAAGATGATTGTGACGAGCTTCAGTGCCAGTTAGCGATTCCAGTATCCTCACTGAATTCTCAGTACTGTGTTTCAGCAGAAGGAGTCTTACATGTATGGGGTGTTACAACTGAAAAGTCAAAAGAAGTTTGTATTACCATTTTCAATAGCAGCATAAAAG GTTCTCTTTGGATTCCAGTTGTTGCTGCTTTACTACTCTTTCTAGTGCTTAGCCTGGTATTCATCTGTTTTTATATTAAGAAGATTAATCCATTGAAGGAAAAAAGCATAATATTACCCAAGTCCTTg ATCTCTGTGGTAAGAAGTGCTACTTTAGAAACAAAACCTGAATCAAAATATGTATCACTCATCACGTCATACCAGCCATTTTCCTTAGAAAAGGAGGTGGTCTGTGAAGAGCCGTTGTCTCCAGCAACAGTTCCAGGCATGCATACCGAAGACAATCCAGGAAAAGTGGAACATACAGAAGAACTTTCTAGTATAACAGAAGTGGTGACTACTGAAGAAAATATTCCTGACGTGGCCCCGGGCAGCCATCTGACtccaatagagagagagagttcttCACCTTTAAGTAGTAACCAGTCTGAACCTGGCAGCATCGCTTTAAACTCGTATCACTCCAGAAATTGTTCTGAGAGTGATCACTCCAGAAATGGTTTTGATACTGATTCCAGCTGTCTGGAATCACATAGCTCCTTATCTGACTCAGAATTTCCCCCAAAtaataaaggtgaaataaaaacagaaggacAAGAGCTCATAACCGTAATAAAAGCCCCCACCTCCTTTGGTTATGATAAACCACATGTGCTAGTGGATCTACTTGTGGATGATAGCGGTAAAGAGTCCTTGATTGGTTATAGACCAACAGAAGATTCCAAAGAATTTTCATGA
- the IFNGR1 gene encoding interferon gamma receptor 1 isoform X3, which yields MNPIVYWEYQIMPQVPVFTVEVKNYGVKNSEWIDACINISHHYCNISDHVGDPSNSLWVRVKARVGQKESAYAKSEEFAVCRDGKIGPPKLDIRKEEKQIMIDIFHPSVFVNGDEQEVDYDPETTCYIRVYNVYVRMNGSEIQYKILTQKEDDCDELQCQLAIPVSSLNSQYCVSAEGVLHVWGVTTEKSKEVCITIFNSSIKGSLWIPVVAALLLFLVLSLVFICFYIKKINPLKEKSIILPKSLISVVRSATLETKPESKYVSLITSYQPFSLEKEVVCEEPLSPATVPGMHTEDNPGKVEHTEELSSITEVVTTEENIPDVAPGSHLTPIERESSSPLSSNQSEPGSIALNSYHSRNCSESDHSRNGFDTDSSCLESHSSLSDSEFPPNNKGEIKTEGQELITVIKAPTSFGYDKPHVLVDLLVDDSGKESLIGYRPTEDSKEFS from the exons ATGAACCCTATCGTATATTGGGAGTACCAGATCATGCCACAGGTCCCTGTTTTTACCGTAGAGGTAAAGAACTATGG tgtTAAGAATTCAGAATGGATTGATGCCTGCATCAATATTTCTCATCATTATTGTAATATTTCTGATCATGTTGGTGATCCATCAAATTCTCTTTGGGTCAGAGTTAAAGCCAGGGTTGGACAAAAAGAATCTGCCTATGCAAAGTCAGAAGAATTTGCTGTATGCCGAGATG gaaAAATTGGACCACCTAAACTGGATATCAGAAAGGAGGAGAAGCAAATCATGATTGACATATTTCACCCTTCAGTTTTTGTAAATGGAGACGAGCAGGAAGTTGATTATGATCCCGAAACTACCTGTTACATTAGGGTGTACAATGTGTATGTGAGAATGAACGGAAGTGAG ATCCAGTATAAAATACTCACGCAGAAGGAAGATGATTGTGACGAGCTTCAGTGCCAGTTAGCGATTCCAGTATCCTCACTGAATTCTCAGTACTGTGTTTCAGCAGAAGGAGTCTTACATGTATGGGGTGTTACAACTGAAAAGTCAAAAGAAGTTTGTATTACCATTTTCAATAGCAGCATAAAAG GTTCTCTTTGGATTCCAGTTGTTGCTGCTTTACTACTCTTTCTAGTGCTTAGCCTGGTATTCATCTGTTTTTATATTAAGAAGATTAATCCATTGAAGGAAAAAAGCATAATATTACCCAAGTCCTTg ATCTCTGTGGTAAGAAGTGCTACTTTAGAAACAAAACCTGAATCAAAATATGTATCACTCATCACGTCATACCAGCCATTTTCCTTAGAAAAGGAGGTGGTCTGTGAAGAGCCGTTGTCTCCAGCAACAGTTCCAGGCATGCATACCGAAGACAATCCAGGAAAAGTGGAACATACAGAAGAACTTTCTAGTATAACAGAAGTGGTGACTACTGAAGAAAATATTCCTGACGTGGCCCCGGGCAGCCATCTGACtccaatagagagagagagttcttCACCTTTAAGTAGTAACCAGTCTGAACCTGGCAGCATCGCTTTAAACTCGTATCACTCCAGAAATTGTTCTGAGAGTGATCACTCCAGAAATGGTTTTGATACTGATTCCAGCTGTCTGGAATCACATAGCTCCTTATCTGACTCAGAATTTCCCCCAAAtaataaaggtgaaataaaaacagaaggacAAGAGCTCATAACCGTAATAAAAGCCCCCACCTCCTTTGGTTATGATAAACCACATGTGCTAGTGGATCTACTTGTGGATGATAGCGGTAAAGAGTCCTTGATTGGTTATAGACCAACAGAAGATTCCAAAGAATTTTCATGA